A single window of Metallosphaera hakonensis JCM 8857 = DSM 7519 DNA harbors:
- a CDS encoding ABC transporter permease: MKFFTLVEIYLRQIRFYLLTTLFFLVLFPLALIFNLPSFNTLVGTMTLFIFLDGFLSISQQISFMKTEGHLTLLYVSGSPKWLTAISTAFVTLVISIPLALMIVLISGRAIELNVNWVYLTATLILSLLGSVLLGLDLGLTFTQRQVNQLSQVLGLGLSFFAPTFVPFSSLPIYFRVPSLLEPTTYVAQALRSDLQGSFSWEWNLGIVVIIFISILIYSRASRRP; encoded by the coding sequence ATGAAATTCTTTACTCTTGTAGAAATATATCTCAGGCAGATCCGCTTTTATCTACTAACTACCCTCTTCTTCTTGGTACTCTTTCCCTTAGCCCTTATCTTCAATCTCCCCAGTTTCAACACCTTGGTGGGCACCATGACTCTATTCATCTTCCTGGACGGTTTCCTGTCAATTTCACAACAGATTTCGTTCATGAAAACCGAGGGACATTTAACCTTGCTCTACGTTTCTGGCTCGCCCAAGTGGTTGACAGCGATCTCTACGGCCTTCGTAACCTTGGTTATCTCCATCCCGCTTGCATTAATGATCGTGCTAATATCGGGAAGGGCGATAGAACTTAACGTCAATTGGGTTTACTTGACGGCGACGTTGATTTTGTCGTTATTGGGATCAGTCCTGTTGGGTCTTGATCTTGGATTGACCTTTACGCAGAGACAGGTAAATCAGCTATCTCAAGTCCTGGGACTGGGTCTGTCCTTCTTCGCGCCGACGTTCGTTCCCTTTTCTTCCCTTCCCATATACTTTAGGGTGCCCTCTCTCTTGGAGCCTACGACCTACGTTGCCCAGGCACTTAGAAGTGATCTTCAGGGAAGTTTCTCTTGGGAGTGGAATCTTGGAATAGTGGTGATAATATTCATATCTATCCTGATATACTCGAGGGCAAGTAGAAGGCCTTAG
- a CDS encoding isocitrate lyase/PEP mutase family protein — MATLIGRRGDGPRKFRELMSTKEIILAPGAFNSLSARLIESTGFDAVYMTGFGTSASLLGYPDVGLLTMSEMVENARRIVNSVNLPVIADADTGYGNPINVIRTIQEYEKAGVAGIHIEDQVFPKKCGHISGKETVSLEDMVQKISAAKDAKSRDFVLIARTDAIAVEGLESALERAKQYYRAGADMLFVEAPESVEQVETISKELRGIPLLFNWAEGGKTPPLDLETLKKFGFKVVIFPISTLLSATLAMRNVLEQIRKDGTPINVMDKLYPFRNFLEFIGLPEVQNLEKKYKSK, encoded by the coding sequence ATGGCTACATTAATCGGACGAAGGGGTGATGGTCCAAGGAAGTTCAGGGAGTTGATGTCAACAAAGGAGATCATCCTCGCCCCCGGAGCCTTTAATTCCCTTTCGGCCAGGCTCATTGAGTCCACCGGTTTCGACGCTGTTTACATGACCGGTTTCGGAACTTCGGCAAGCCTTCTTGGATACCCGGACGTTGGACTCCTAACCATGAGCGAGATGGTTGAGAACGCTAGGAGGATAGTCAATTCCGTGAATCTACCCGTCATAGCCGATGCCGACACGGGGTATGGCAACCCAATCAACGTAATTAGGACAATCCAAGAATACGAGAAAGCTGGAGTTGCGGGTATTCACATAGAGGACCAAGTGTTTCCAAAGAAATGCGGGCACATCTCAGGAAAGGAGACCGTATCCCTTGAAGATATGGTTCAAAAGATAAGTGCAGCTAAGGACGCCAAGAGTAGAGACTTCGTTTTAATTGCTAGAACTGACGCAATCGCAGTTGAGGGATTGGAGAGTGCCCTAGAGAGGGCAAAACAATACTATAGGGCAGGGGCCGATATGTTATTTGTGGAAGCTCCAGAATCGGTAGAACAGGTGGAGACGATTTCTAAGGAACTAAGGGGAATACCCCTGTTGTTCAATTGGGCGGAAGGCGGAAAGACGCCTCCTCTGGACCTTGAGACGCTCAAGAAGTTCGGCTTTAAGGTTGTAATATTTCCAATAAGTACCCTCCTTTCCGCGACTCTAGCCATGAGGAATGTCCTTGAGCAGATAAGGAAGGATGGTACTCCAATCAACGTAATGGACAAACTCTATCCCTTCAGGAATTTCCTAGAGTTCATTGGGTTGCCAGAGGTACAAAATCTTGAGAAGAAGTATAAGAGCAAATAA